Proteins encoded together in one Phycisphaerae bacterium window:
- a CDS encoding response regulator: MARVLIVEDEPHIARVMALWLSRHGHTVLETTNGKKALEVLAGESVDIIVTDMNMPEMDGVTLVEKARSDLGLKTPILLLTARCDHAAVQAQLDPFGVRLYTKPFVPSRLVADIEEQIGALSA, translated from the coding sequence ATGGCTCGAGTACTGATCGTTGAGGATGAACCGCACATCGCGCGCGTCATGGCGTTGTGGCTGTCACGTCACGGCCACACCGTGCTGGAGACGACCAACGGAAAGAAGGCGCTGGAGGTTCTCGCCGGGGAGAGCGTGGACATCATCGTCACGGACATGAACATGCCGGAGATGGACGGCGTGACGCTCGTGGAGAAGGCGCGATCGGACCTGGGGCTCAAGACGCCCATCCTGCTGCTGACGGCGCGATGCGACCATGCGGCGGTACAGGCGCAACTGGATCCCTTCGGGGTCCGGCTCTACACGAAGCCGTTCGTGCCCTCGCGGCTGGTCGCGGATATCGAGGAGCAAATCGGAGCGCTCAGTGCCTGA
- a CDS encoding HD domain-containing protein — MPEEAVQTSGASGSTPPAVSNAGDPRACLQVLLSGGGAQDGGATKAALEGLSDSVERVLREHAGMTEELLSIYEQLGMVFDVCGRLPSAGQESAVLNLFLESLRQSFRGREVLAYFDQRNGRWSVAGRSADEDAPAELAAILERLPGTRGARVESVVLSNNGEAVSVELMVGPVYAGDNFVCAIVLIRGAGAPEFQASDMNLLDAMATFCGDLISNRRLVRELRQLSVAVVRSLVNAVDQKDPYTSGHSIRVAYFATVLGERLGLPDSEVQMLQWAGLLHDVGKIGIRDDVLKKPGKLTKEEFDHMKEHPVRSFQVVEGVPQLQRALPGVLHHHERFGGGGYPGGLRGEEIPLQARIIQVADIFDALTSDRAYRAAYDWKGALEILKREAGTTVDPHIQQTFDTMMHLRLDGDENRWAELIAEAERFTLSSSLDGFVGEGL; from the coding sequence GTGCCTGAAGAAGCTGTTCAGACCAGCGGTGCATCGGGATCGACGCCGCCTGCCGTGTCGAACGCGGGTGATCCGCGCGCCTGTCTGCAAGTGCTGCTGTCCGGGGGAGGGGCGCAGGATGGCGGTGCCACGAAGGCCGCACTCGAAGGATTGTCGGATTCGGTGGAGCGTGTGCTTCGAGAGCACGCCGGCATGACCGAAGAGCTGCTGAGCATCTACGAGCAACTCGGCATGGTCTTCGACGTTTGCGGCCGGTTGCCGTCGGCCGGCCAGGAATCGGCGGTACTGAATCTGTTTCTGGAGAGCTTGCGACAGAGCTTTCGGGGGCGCGAGGTCCTGGCGTATTTCGACCAGAGGAACGGTCGATGGAGCGTGGCCGGGCGAAGCGCGGACGAGGATGCGCCGGCGGAACTCGCGGCGATTCTGGAACGGCTGCCGGGAACGCGCGGCGCCCGTGTGGAGTCGGTCGTTCTGTCGAACAACGGCGAGGCCGTTTCCGTTGAGCTCATGGTCGGGCCGGTCTACGCGGGAGACAACTTTGTCTGCGCGATCGTGCTGATCCGTGGTGCGGGGGCGCCGGAATTCCAAGCCAGCGACATGAACCTGCTCGACGCGATGGCCACGTTCTGCGGCGACCTGATCAGTAATCGTCGCCTGGTGCGTGAGTTGCGGCAGTTGTCGGTGGCCGTGGTGCGGTCGCTGGTGAATGCGGTTGACCAGAAGGATCCGTACACGTCGGGTCACTCGATTCGGGTGGCGTACTTCGCGACGGTGCTTGGCGAGCGGCTGGGGCTGCCGGACTCGGAAGTGCAGATGCTGCAATGGGCGGGGCTGCTGCACGACGTGGGCAAGATCGGGATTCGCGACGACGTGCTCAAGAAACCGGGCAAGCTGACCAAGGAAGAATTCGACCACATGAAGGAGCACCCGGTGCGCAGCTTCCAGGTGGTTGAGGGCGTGCCGCAACTCCAGCGGGCGTTGCCCGGTGTGCTGCACCATCATGAGCGCTTCGGCGGCGGCGGATATCCCGGCGGGCTGCGCGGCGAGGAAATTCCACTGCAGGCGAGGATCATCCAGGTGGCGGACATCTTCGACGCGTTGACGTCCGATCGAGCCTACCGCGCCGCGTATGACTGGAAGGGAGCGCTCGAGATCCTGAAGCGTGAAGCGGGGACGACCGTCGATCCGCACATCCAGCAGACCTTTGACACGATGATGCATCTTCGACTGGACGGGGACGAGAACCGCTGGGCGGAGCTGATTGCCGAAGCGGAGCGTTTCACGCTTTCCAGCTCGCTGGATGGGTTTGTCGGGGAGGGTTTGTGA